The following coding sequences are from one Gossypium hirsutum isolate 1008001.06 chromosome A12, Gossypium_hirsutum_v2.1, whole genome shotgun sequence window:
- the LOC107931941 gene encoding cytochrome P450 86A22, which yields MDASVALMILSAVVVYLVWFKFIARSLNGPRVWPLLGSLPGLIENSNCMHEWIADNLRACGGTYQTCIAAIPFLARKQGLVTVTCDPKNLEHILKGRFDNYPKGPFWQAVFHDLLGDGIFNSDGDTWLFQRKTAALEFTTRTLRQAMSRWVNRAIKQRFCPILETAQLQGKPVDFQDLLLRLTFDNICGLTFGKDPQTASPGLPENGFATAFDRATEATLQRFILPEIIWKLKKWLGLGMEVKLTRSLDHMDKFLSEIINTRKLELLSQHQGEIPHDDLLSRFMKKKESYSDEFLRHVALNFILAGRDTTSVALCWFFWLVSQNLRVEEKIITEITNVLMETRGTDTSKWVNEPLVFEEVDRLIYLKAALSETLRLYPSVPQDSKHVIADDVLPNGTFVPAGSNVTYSIYSAGRMKFIWGEDCLEFKPERWLSEDGKKFEPKDSYRFVTFNAGPRICLGKDLAYLQMKSIAAAVLLHHRLTVAAGHRVEQKMSLTLFMKYGLCMDVHPRNLKPVPEKMHKADEEVYV from the coding sequence ATGGATGCATCAGTGGCTTTGATGATCCTATCAGCCGTGGTGGTTTATTTAGTATGGTTCAAGTTCATCGCACGGTCGCTCAATGGACCACGTGTCTGGCCTTTATTGGGCAGCCTTCCGGGGCTCATTGAGAACTCCAATTGTATGCATGAGTGGATTGCCGACAACCTACGAGCGTGCGGCGGCACGTACCAGACGTGCATCGCTGCTATTCCCTTTTTGGCTCGGAAGCAAGGTCTCGTGACTGTCACGTGCGATCCGAAGAACTTGGAGCATATTTTGAAGGGCCGGTTCGATAATTATCCCAAGGGGCCGTTTTGGCAGGCTGTGTTTCATGATTTGCTTGGTGATGGGATCTTTAATTCTGATGGTGACACGTGGCTATTCCAGCGTAAGACTGCCGCGTTGGAGTTTACCACCAGGACGCTTCGCCAAGCCATGTCGCGGTGGGTTAACCGGGCCATCAAGCAGCGGTTTTGCCCGATTCTTGAGACGGCTCAGCTCCAAGGGAAGCCGGTTGATTTTCAGGACCTGTTGCTTCGGCTCACTTTCGATAACATATGTGGCTTGACATTTGGCAAGGATCCTCAAACGGCATCTCCAGGGCTTCCCGAGAACGGCTTCGCAACGGCTTTTGATCGAGCCACAGAAGCCACGCTCCAGCGATTTATTTTGCCCGAAATCATATGGAAGCTGAAAAAATGGTTGGGGCTTGGAATGGAAGTGAAGCTGACCCGAAGCCTCGACCACATGGATAAATTCTTATCCGAAATCATTAATACACGCAAGCTTGAATTGCTGAGTCAGCATCAAGGTGAGATCCCACACGACGACTTGCTGTCCCGTTTCATGAAAAAAAAGGAATCCTACTCAGATGAATTCCTTAGACACGTGGCTTTAAACTTTATTTTAGCTGGACGTGACACGACTTCGGTCGCACTATGCTGGTTCTTCTGGTTAGTCAGTCAAAATTTAAGGGTGGAAGAAAAGATCATCACAGAAATTACTAACGTTTTGATGGAGACACGTGGCACTGATACTTCTAAATGGGTAAATGAACCCCTTGTATTCGAAGAAGTTGACCGATTAATATACCTTAAAGCAGCACTATCTGAGACATTAAGACTCTACCCATCAGTGCCACAAGACTCAAAGCATGTAATAGCAGATGATGTCTTGCCTAATGGGACATTCGTCCCTGCTGGATCAAACGTGACATACTCTATATATTCAGCTGGTCGTATGAAATTCATTTGGGGTGAAGATTGCCTGGAATTCAAACCAGAAAGGTGGTTATCTGAAGACGGCAAAAAATTCGAGCCAAAGGATTCGTATAGATTTGTTACATTCAATGCGGGACCCCGAATTTGTTTAGGAAAAGATTTAGCTTATCTTCAAATGAAATCAATAGCCGCGGCGGTGTTGCTCCATCATCGACTTACAGTGGCGGCAGGGCACCGGGTAGAGCAAAAGATGTCATTAACGTTGTTCATGAAATATGGGCTTTGCATGGACGTGCACCCAAGAAACCTCAAACCTGTCCCAGAAAAGATGCACAAAGCTGATGAAGAAgtgtatgtttga
- the LOC107931922 gene encoding signal peptide peptidase-like 2 isoform X1, protein MDLQFFCRVFLITALISLVCQVCSVTAGDIVHDDDLAPKKPGCENDFVLVKVQTWVDGIEDAEFVGVGARFGTTIVSKEKNANQRRLILSDPRDCCSAPKNKLANDVIMVDRGHCKFTTKANHAQAAHASAILIINNQKELYKMVCEPDETDLDIHIPAVMLPQDAGTSLEKMLISNSSVSVQLYSPTRPLVDIAEVFLWLMAVGTILCASYWSAWSAREAAIEQDKLLKDALDEIPDTRPVGSGGIVDINTTSAILFVVVASCFLVMLYKLMSYWFVELLVVLFCIGGVEGLQTCSVALLSRWFKRAGKSYIKVPLFGTLSYLTLAVSPFCIAFAVVWAVYRNVSFAWIGQDILGIALIITVLQIVHVPNLKVGTVLLSCAFLYDIFWVFVSKKLFHESVMIVVARGDRSGEDGIPMLLKIPRMFDPWGGYSIIGFGDILLPGLLITFSLRYDWLANKTLRAGYFLWAMIAYGLGLLITYVALNLMDGHGQPALLYIVPFTLGTFLTLGKKRGDLRVLWTRGEPERPCPHIRLEHQHHEELDDDNH, encoded by the exons GTCAAAGTTCAAACTTGGGTCGATGGCATAGAGGATGCCGAGTTTGTCGGTGTAGGTGCCAGATTTGGTACTACTATAGTATCGAAGGAGAAAAATGCAAATCAAAGACGCCTCATTCTTTCTGACCCTCGCGATTGTTGTAGTGCCCCGAAGAATAag CTTGCTAATGATGTCATTATGGTGGACCGAGGTCACTGCAAATTCACAACCAAGGCAAACCATGCACAGGCAGCTCATGCTTCAGCTATTCTCATTATAAATAACCAAAAGG AACTCTACAAGATGGTATGTGAGCCTGATGAAACTGATCTAGATATACATATACCTGCTGTCATGCTCCCACAAGATGCTGGTACAAGCTTGGAGAAAATGCTGATTAGTAATTCATCAG TGTCTGTACAGCTTTACTCTCCGACACGACCGCTAGTTGACATTGCTGAAGTGTTTCTATGGTTGATGGCTGTTGGTACCATATTGTGTGCTTCATATTGGTCCGCATGGAGTGCAAGAGAAGCCGCAATTGAGCAGGACAAACTATTAAAG GATGCCTTGGATGAAATTCCAGACACCAGACCTGTAGGTTCTGGTGGAATTGTGGACATCAACACTACATCAGCCATCTTATTTGTTGTTGTTGCTTCTTGCTTCTTGGTTATGCTTTACAAACTTATGTCATATTGGTTTGTTGAGCTCTTGGTGGTTCTTTTCTGCATAGGTGGTGTGGAG GGTCTTCAAACTTGCTCGGTTGCTTTACTGTCAAG GTGGTTCAAGCGTGCTGGAAAATCATACATTAAAGTGCCTTTATTTGGAACTCTCTCATACCTTACATTGGCTGTTTCCCCTTTCTGCATAGCATTTGCTGTTGTTTGGGCTGTTTACCGCAATGTTTCCTTTGCTTGGATAGGTCAAGATATACTA GGAATTGCTCTTATAATCACAGTTCTGCAAATTGTCCATGTACCTAATCTCAAG GTGGGAACAGTTCTACTCAGTTGTGCCTTCTTATATGACATCTTTTGGGTATTTGTTTCGAAAAAGTTGTTCCATGAAAGCGTGATGATTGTG GTAGCTCGTGGGGATAGAAGCGGAGAGGATGGCATCCCAATGCTACTGAAGATCCCACGCATGTTTGATCCATGGGGTGGTTATAGCATAATAGGATTCGGTGACATCCTTTTACCTGGACTGTTGATAACATTTTCACTCAG GTATGATTGGCTGGCTAACAAGACTCTTCGAGCTGGCTACTTCTTGTGGGCAATGATTGCTTACGGCTTAG GTCTTCTCATTACATATGTGGCTCTAAATTTAATGGATGGACATGGTCAACCAGCACTCCTTTACATTGTCCCTTTTACACTAG GAACCTTTTTAACCCTAGGAAAAAAGAGAGGTGATCTAAGAGTTCTCTGGACAAGAGGAGAACCAGAAAGACCCTGTCCCCATATTCGACTTGAACACCAACATCATGAAGAGCTGGACGACGACAACCATTAA
- the LOC107931922 gene encoding signal peptide peptidase-like 2 isoform X2, with protein sequence MDLQFFCRVFLITALISLVCQVCSVTAGDIVHDDDLAPKKPGCENDFVLVKVQTWVDGIEDAEFVGVGARFGTTIVSKEKNANQRRLILSDPRDCCSAPKNKLANDVIMVDRGHCKFTTKANHAQAAHASAILIINNQKELYKMVCEPDETDLDIHIPAVMLPQDAGTSLEKMLISNSSVSVQLYSPTRPLVDIAEVFLWLMAVGTILCASYWSAWSAREAAIEQDKLLKDALDEIPDTRPVGSGGIVDINTTSAILFVVVASCFLVMLYKLMSYWFVELLVVLFCIGGVEGLQTCSVALLSRWFKRAGKSYIKVPLFGTLSYLTLAVSPFCIAFAVVWAVYRNVSFAWIGQDILVGTVLLSCAFLYDIFWVFVSKKLFHESVMIVVARGDRSGEDGIPMLLKIPRMFDPWGGYSIIGFGDILLPGLLITFSLRYDWLANKTLRAGYFLWAMIAYGLGLLITYVALNLMDGHGQPALLYIVPFTLGTFLTLGKKRGDLRVLWTRGEPERPCPHIRLEHQHHEELDDDNH encoded by the exons GTCAAAGTTCAAACTTGGGTCGATGGCATAGAGGATGCCGAGTTTGTCGGTGTAGGTGCCAGATTTGGTACTACTATAGTATCGAAGGAGAAAAATGCAAATCAAAGACGCCTCATTCTTTCTGACCCTCGCGATTGTTGTAGTGCCCCGAAGAATAag CTTGCTAATGATGTCATTATGGTGGACCGAGGTCACTGCAAATTCACAACCAAGGCAAACCATGCACAGGCAGCTCATGCTTCAGCTATTCTCATTATAAATAACCAAAAGG AACTCTACAAGATGGTATGTGAGCCTGATGAAACTGATCTAGATATACATATACCTGCTGTCATGCTCCCACAAGATGCTGGTACAAGCTTGGAGAAAATGCTGATTAGTAATTCATCAG TGTCTGTACAGCTTTACTCTCCGACACGACCGCTAGTTGACATTGCTGAAGTGTTTCTATGGTTGATGGCTGTTGGTACCATATTGTGTGCTTCATATTGGTCCGCATGGAGTGCAAGAGAAGCCGCAATTGAGCAGGACAAACTATTAAAG GATGCCTTGGATGAAATTCCAGACACCAGACCTGTAGGTTCTGGTGGAATTGTGGACATCAACACTACATCAGCCATCTTATTTGTTGTTGTTGCTTCTTGCTTCTTGGTTATGCTTTACAAACTTATGTCATATTGGTTTGTTGAGCTCTTGGTGGTTCTTTTCTGCATAGGTGGTGTGGAG GGTCTTCAAACTTGCTCGGTTGCTTTACTGTCAAG GTGGTTCAAGCGTGCTGGAAAATCATACATTAAAGTGCCTTTATTTGGAACTCTCTCATACCTTACATTGGCTGTTTCCCCTTTCTGCATAGCATTTGCTGTTGTTTGGGCTGTTTACCGCAATGTTTCCTTTGCTTGGATAGGTCAAGATATACTA GTGGGAACAGTTCTACTCAGTTGTGCCTTCTTATATGACATCTTTTGGGTATTTGTTTCGAAAAAGTTGTTCCATGAAAGCGTGATGATTGTG GTAGCTCGTGGGGATAGAAGCGGAGAGGATGGCATCCCAATGCTACTGAAGATCCCACGCATGTTTGATCCATGGGGTGGTTATAGCATAATAGGATTCGGTGACATCCTTTTACCTGGACTGTTGATAACATTTTCACTCAG GTATGATTGGCTGGCTAACAAGACTCTTCGAGCTGGCTACTTCTTGTGGGCAATGATTGCTTACGGCTTAG GTCTTCTCATTACATATGTGGCTCTAAATTTAATGGATGGACATGGTCAACCAGCACTCCTTTACATTGTCCCTTTTACACTAG GAACCTTTTTAACCCTAGGAAAAAAGAGAGGTGATCTAAGAGTTCTCTGGACAAGAGGAGAACCAGAAAGACCCTGTCCCCATATTCGACTTGAACACCAACATCATGAAGAGCTGGACGACGACAACCATTAA